From a region of the Elusimicrobiota bacterium genome:
- a CDS encoding ATP-binding cassette domain-containing protein: PRELRRAIGFVSQDTFLFHGTAKENISYGDPEKGLPAIEAAARAAEAHEFLSALPQGYDTVVGERGQKLSGGQRQRLAIARAVLKDPPVLILDEATSAVDNETEAAIQKSLDKLVVGRTTVMVAHRLSTIVKAHRIFVLEDGKIVEEGTHAELSARPGPYADLWRVQTGLVAS; this comes from the coding sequence CCGCGGGAGCTGCGGCGGGCGATCGGCTTCGTGAGCCAGGACACTTTCTTGTTCCATGGGACGGCGAAGGAGAATATCTCGTACGGCGACCCCGAGAAAGGCTTGCCCGCCATCGAGGCCGCGGCGAGGGCGGCCGAGGCGCACGAGTTCTTAAGCGCTTTGCCCCAAGGCTACGACACCGTGGTCGGGGAGCGCGGCCAGAAGCTGTCCGGCGGCCAGAGGCAGCGCCTGGCCATCGCGCGGGCCGTGCTGAAGGACCCGCCCGTCCTGATACTCGACGAGGCGACCTCGGCCGTGGACAACGAGACGGAGGCCGCGATCCAAAAGAGCCTGGATAAGCTCGTCGTCGGACGGACGACCGTGATGGTGGCCCATCGGCTCTCGACCATCGTCAAGGCGCACCGCATCTTCGTCCTGGAGGACGGGAAGATCGTCGAGGAAGGCACCCACGCCGAGTTGAGCGCCAGGCCCGGGCCGTACGCCGACCTGTGGCGCGTGCAGACCGGCCTCGTCGCGTCTTAA
- a CDS encoding helix-turn-helix domain-containing protein, giving the protein MRKRSPQSVGMSRVLSRFIEWATQAPEGAADYAAQSLILLTRVRLGMTQAQLAKRSGLTQSHIANIENGKVDVQLSTLRRIFAALDCRLVLAPQPLGDLDELIRRQARAAALKRVKRVTGSMAMEAQRPDEGMLEDLVEAETEKLLHNRSSKIWESD; this is encoded by the coding sequence ATGAGAAAACGAAGTCCTCAATCGGTCGGCATGAGCCGCGTGTTGTCCCGATTCATCGAATGGGCGACGCAGGCTCCGGAAGGAGCAGCGGACTATGCGGCGCAGAGCTTGATCCTCCTCACGCGCGTGCGGTTGGGCATGACTCAGGCGCAGCTTGCCAAGCGCAGCGGCCTGACGCAGTCCCACATCGCCAACATCGAGAACGGCAAGGTGGACGTTCAGCTGTCGACTTTGCGCCGGATCTTCGCGGCGCTCGATTGCCGCTTGGTGCTCGCGCCCCAGCCGCTCGGCGACCTGGACGAGCTCATCCGACGCCAGGCGCGCGCGGCCGCCTTGAAGCGCGTCAAGCGCGTGACCGGCAGCATGGCCATGGAGGCCCAGCGTCCGGACGAGGGCATGCTCGAGGACCTCGTCGAGGCGGAGACGGAGAAGCTGCTGCACAACCGCTCCTCAAAGATATGGGAGTCAGACTAA